Proteins from a single region of Flavobacterium sp. YJ01:
- a CDS encoding HAD family hydrolase, with protein sequence MIKTVIFDMDGVIVDTEPVHRYAYYLQFSELNIEVPEEMYTSFTGFSTRNTFQTLKNYFPSVEQEVEDLIQRKRTIFNDAFDTKEDLYLLDGVEDLIKDLYHNGIQLILASSASKVTIDRVFTRFNLHQYFTHIVSGEDFPQSKPNPAIFIHAASLSIAPKEECIIIEDSTNGIKAAKGAGIYCVGYKSEHSNLQDLSEADLVIDHFNELNAQKIAQLKP encoded by the coding sequence ATGATTAAAACAGTAATTTTTGACATGGACGGCGTAATCGTAGACACGGAGCCAGTTCATCGTTACGCTTATTATTTACAATTTTCAGAATTAAATATTGAAGTGCCAGAAGAAATGTATACTTCATTTACTGGTTTTTCTACTAGAAATACTTTTCAGACGTTAAAGAATTATTTTCCATCTGTAGAACAAGAAGTTGAAGATTTGATTCAAAGAAAAAGAACGATTTTTAATGATGCTTTTGATACCAAAGAAGATCTGTATCTTTTAGACGGAGTTGAAGATTTAATTAAAGATTTGTATCACAACGGTATACAGTTGATTTTGGCTTCTTCAGCTTCAAAAGTTACTATAGATCGAGTTTTCACTAGATTTAATCTTCATCAATATTTTACGCATATTGTGAGCGGTGAAGATTTTCCGCAATCAAAACCAAATCCAGCTATATTTATTCACGCTGCTTCTTTGTCAATTGCTCCAAAAGAAGAATGTATTATTATAGAAGATAGTACAAACGGAATAAAAGCGGCAAAAGGAGCAGGAATCTATTGTGTAGGATATAAAAGTGAACATTCTAACCTGCAAGATTTATCTGAGGCAGATTTAGTTATAGATCATTTTAACGAATTAAATGCTCAAAAAATAGCACAACTTAAGCCCTGA
- a CDS encoding BlaI/MecI/CopY family transcriptional regulator encodes MQKLTNKEEEIMMILWKLKKAFVKEIQAEITEDQPHYNTLSTIVRNLEEKGYVGHNAFGNTHQYFPIVAIEDYRKGFMKTAIDNYFNSSYKSMVSFFAKEEKISADELREILSMIENKNEEK; translated from the coding sequence ATGCAGAAGTTAACAAACAAAGAAGAAGAAATTATGATGATTTTATGGAAGCTTAAAAAAGCTTTTGTGAAAGAAATTCAAGCAGAAATTACTGAAGACCAACCACATTACAACACATTATCAACTATTGTTCGCAATTTGGAAGAAAAAGGATATGTTGGGCACAATGCTTTTGGAAACACACATCAATATTTTCCAATTGTTGCAATAGAAGATTACAGAAAAGGATTTATGAAAACTGCAATTGATAATTATTTCAACAGTTCTTATAAAAGCATGGTTTCTTTTTTTGCTAAAGAAGAGAAAATTTCAGCAGACGAATTGAGAGAAATTTTATCAATGATAGAAAATAAAAACGAAGAAAAATAA
- a CDS encoding MFS transporter, which produces MLKNAFTHYINNFRGFSREIWILAIVTFINRAGTMVLPFLSKYLKEDLHFSYNQVGWIMVAFGFGSMLGSWLGGKLSDKIGFYKIMVFSLFTSGVSLFFVQYITHFWSLCIAMFLLMTIADMFRPAMFVSLGAYAKPENRTRALTLVRLAVNLGFAAGPALGGLIIMGMGYSGLFWVDGSSCIISILIFAFLVKEKKKVVYEDKAESAGDVKSVFHDKIFWVFLFVSFITAMIFFQLFTTLPLYHNEKFGLSEFQTGLLMTLNGLLIFALEMPTVGFLERKGFAKIRIIIVGSFVMASSFFLLLINFWAGILVVSMICISVGEVLTFPFSNAFALSRAPRGQEGRYMALYTMSFSLAHIISSKVGFEIITRLGYQINWLFMACIGVIATGCCIWIKNALVTEKPQ; this is translated from the coding sequence ATGCTCAAAAACGCTTTTACCCACTACATTAATAATTTCAGAGGTTTTTCTAGAGAAATTTGGATTCTTGCCATTGTAACTTTTATCAATCGTGCCGGAACAATGGTATTGCCATTTTTATCCAAATATTTAAAAGAAGATCTTCATTTTTCATACAATCAAGTTGGATGGATTATGGTTGCCTTTGGTTTCGGTTCTATGTTGGGTTCATGGCTTGGCGGAAAACTTTCTGATAAAATCGGATTCTATAAAATAATGGTTTTCAGCTTATTCACTAGCGGCGTGTCACTTTTCTTTGTACAATATATAACACATTTCTGGTCGCTTTGTATTGCCATGTTTCTCTTAATGACTATTGCAGATATGTTCAGACCAGCCATGTTCGTGTCTTTGGGCGCTTATGCAAAACCCGAAAATAGAACTCGTGCTTTAACACTTGTTCGTTTGGCAGTAAATCTAGGTTTTGCAGCGGGTCCAGCTCTCGGCGGATTAATTATTATGGGAATGGGATATTCTGGTCTTTTCTGGGTTGATGGTTCTTCTTGTATTATTTCGATATTAATTTTCGCCTTTTTGGTAAAAGAAAAGAAAAAAGTAGTTTATGAAGATAAAGCAGAAAGTGCCGGAGATGTAAAATCAGTTTTTCATGACAAGATTTTCTGGGTTTTCTTATTTGTGAGTTTTATTACGGCTATGATTTTCTTTCAGCTTTTTACCACTTTACCTTTATATCATAATGAAAAATTTGGTTTAAGTGAATTCCAAACGGGATTATTAATGACGTTAAACGGACTTTTGATTTTTGCTTTAGAAATGCCAACAGTTGGCTTTTTAGAAAGAAAAGGTTTTGCTAAAATCAGAATTATTATTGTAGGCTCTTTTGTAATGGCTTCTAGTTTCTTTTTGCTTCTCATTAATTTTTGGGCAGGAATATTGGTTGTCAGCATGATTTGCATTTCTGTCGGCGAAGTTCTAACCTTTCCTTTTTCTAATGCTTTTGCCTTGAGCCGTGCACCACGCGGACAAGAAGGTCGCTACATGGCGCTTTATACCATGAGTTTTAGTTTAGCTCATATAATAAGTTCAAAAGTTGGTTTTGAAATTATTACCCGCTTGGGTTATCAGATCAACTGGTTATTTATGGCTTGCATTGGCGTAATTGCTACAGGATGTTGCATATGGATTAAAAATGCTTTAGTCACCGAAAAACCTCAATAG
- a CDS encoding TonB-dependent receptor plug domain-containing protein → MSNANQSKKKNSWEYYAVISLIAAFVLFLFQMEVIAKERPQFIAENDSNIESVDVFKICKTSTDAQLNEIKNNLQKKHKVKFEVSDVKRNASNELTSIVVDIKKGKQNAKSIQNSENQTINEFGVVVITYKNGDSKIGIQTIDESKDKNSTKNKLGNQLIVVDGEEMPSNFNYESIDVKIIESVNVLKGIEAIGKYGDKGTNGVIEIETRK, encoded by the coding sequence ATGTCAAACGCAAATCAATCAAAAAAGAAAAATTCTTGGGAGTATTATGCTGTAATTTCACTAATCGCAGCTTTTGTATTATTCTTATTTCAAATGGAAGTAATTGCAAAAGAAAGACCGCAATTTATAGCTGAAAACGACTCGAATATTGAATCTGTTGATGTTTTTAAAATCTGTAAAACTTCTACTGATGCGCAATTGAACGAAATCAAAAACAATTTACAGAAAAAACATAAAGTAAAATTTGAAGTTTCTGATGTAAAAAGAAATGCATCAAATGAGTTAACCTCAATTGTCGTTGATATTAAAAAAGGAAAACAGAACGCGAAATCTATTCAAAATTCTGAAAATCAAACTATAAACGAATTCGGTGTCGTTGTTATAACTTATAAAAATGGAGATTCAAAAATTGGAATTCAAACAATTGATGAATCTAAAGATAAAAACTCCACAAAAAACAAACTTGGAAATCAATTAATTGTTGTTGATGGAGAAGAAATGCCAAGCAATTTTAACTATGAAAGCATAGATGTAAAAATTATTGAGTCTGTCAATGTTTTAAAAGGAATTGAGGCAATTGGAAAATATGGAGATAAGGGTACAAATGGCGTAATTGAAATCGAAACTCGTAAATAA
- a CDS encoding TatD family hydrolase, translating into MEFFNFHTHHFTNQPDVLELVNQYPKDFDGSISFYSIGIHPWYIDENRVDEDLKIIEEKLQTENCLAIGECGLDKRIEVPLELQISVFERQLELAQKFKKPVVIHCVAAFQEVTAIKKKMKISVPMIIHGFSKNKQLAEQLIKDGFYLSFGKYLLKNPDLKTVFQVIPNDRFFLETDTIEETIEQVYELASEYKELDIKELKGIISSNYKSVFE; encoded by the coding sequence ATGGAATTTTTCAATTTTCATACTCATCATTTTACCAATCAGCCAGATGTTTTAGAGTTGGTAAATCAATATCCAAAAGATTTTGATGGATCTATTTCGTTTTATTCTATCGGAATTCATCCGTGGTATATTGATGAAAATCGAGTTGATGAAGATTTGAAAATTATTGAAGAAAAATTACAAACTGAAAATTGTTTGGCAATTGGCGAATGTGGTTTAGATAAACGAATTGAAGTTCCGTTAGAATTGCAGATTTCTGTTTTTGAAAGACAATTAGAATTGGCACAAAAATTCAAAAAACCAGTTGTTATTCATTGTGTAGCCGCTTTTCAGGAAGTTACGGCTATTAAGAAAAAAATGAAAATTTCTGTTCCGATGATTATTCATGGTTTTTCGAAGAATAAACAATTGGCAGAACAATTAATTAAAGACGGCTTTTATCTTTCATTTGGGAAATATTTATTGAAAAATCCAGATTTAAAAACCGTTTTTCAAGTAATTCCAAATGATCGTTTTTTCTTAGAAACCGACACAATTGAAGAAACAATTGAGCAAGTTTATGAATTAGCTTCTGAATATAAAGAATTAGATATAAAAGAATTAAAAGGTATTATTTCAAGTAATTATAAAAGTGTGTTTGAATAA
- a CDS encoding tRNA threonylcarbamoyladenosine dehydratase, producing the protein MAEWTERAELLFTKEGLENLQKANVLVVGLGGVGSFAAEFLARAGVGNMTIVDGDVVDITNINRQLPALHSTVGEPKITIVGDRLMDINPELKLTRVKEFLSPERAFEIVSPEFDYVLDCIDSITPKLNLIIAAKRKRVKIISSMGAGGKMLASKVKVADISKTINCYFSKTIRKRLKAVKINKLKVVFSSEIQNEKSLKLTDGKNYKKSFYGTNSYMPGLFGLHAAETVIRYLISNEK; encoded by the coding sequence ATGGCAGAATGGACAGAAAGAGCTGAGCTTTTGTTTACTAAAGAAGGATTAGAAAATTTACAAAAAGCAAATGTTTTAGTTGTAGGATTAGGAGGAGTTGGATCTTTTGCAGCCGAATTTTTGGCGAGAGCAGGAGTAGGAAATATGACAATTGTCGATGGAGATGTTGTGGATATTACCAATATAAACCGTCAATTGCCGGCATTGCATTCAACAGTTGGAGAACCAAAAATTACGATTGTTGGCGATCGTTTAATGGATATTAATCCGGAATTAAAACTTACTCGAGTTAAAGAATTTCTTTCTCCAGAAAGAGCTTTCGAAATAGTTTCTCCTGAATTCGACTATGTTTTAGACTGTATTGATAGTATTACGCCAAAATTAAATTTGATTATTGCCGCAAAACGCAAAAGAGTAAAAATCATCAGCAGTATGGGCGCTGGCGGAAAAATGTTGGCATCAAAAGTAAAAGTTGCTGATATTTCTAAAACAATTAATTGTTATTTTTCTAAAACAATTCGCAAGCGTTTGAAAGCGGTAAAAATCAATAAGTTGAAAGTAGTTTTTTCATCAGAAATTCAAAATGAAAAAAGCCTAAAATTAACTGATGGAAAAAATTACAAAAAATCTTTCTATGGAACAAATAGTTACATGCCAGGATTATTTGGTCTTCATGCAGCAGAAACTGTAATTCGTTATTTGATTTCGAACGAAAAATAA
- a CDS encoding DUF1684 domain-containing protein — protein sequence MKTIYALVLLFVFSFGFGQKKFSKNEVLKFQKKINSEFADSKTSPLMAKDLKTFKSLEFYPISETYFVNATLVKAKGGKVFEMKESGKYTSKYVKYGTLNFKINGKAFKLAVYQNLELIVQEKYKNYLFLPFSDLTSGKQSYIGGRYIDLQIPKGNTIAIDFNQAYNPYCAYNYEYSCPLVPLENDLKIEIKAGVKDFH from the coding sequence ATGAAAACTATCTACGCCCTAGTTTTATTGTTTGTTTTTAGTTTTGGCTTTGGTCAAAAAAAGTTTAGCAAAAATGAAGTGTTAAAATTTCAGAAGAAAATAAATTCAGAATTTGCTGATTCTAAGACAAGTCCGTTAATGGCAAAAGATTTAAAAACTTTTAAAAGCTTAGAATTTTATCCTATTTCTGAGACTTATTTTGTCAATGCAACTTTAGTAAAAGCAAAAGGCGGGAAAGTTTTTGAAATGAAAGAGAGCGGAAAGTATACTTCAAAATACGTTAAATACGGTACTTTAAATTTTAAAATTAATGGAAAAGCGTTTAAGCTTGCCGTTTATCAAAATTTAGAACTTATAGTACAAGAAAAATATAAAAATTATCTGTTTTTGCCTTTTTCCGATTTAACAAGCGGAAAACAAAGTTACATCGGAGGTCGTTATATAGATTTGCAAATTCCGAAAGGAAATACAATTGCGATTGATTTTAATCAGGCGTATAATCCGTATTGTGCTTATAATTACGAATATTCTTGTCCGCTTGTACCGCTAGAAAATGATTTGAAAATTGAAATTAAAGCAGGAGTAAAAGATTTTCATTAA
- a CDS encoding DUF2911 domain-containing protein → MKKLLIAFALILAPLASEAQVKTPQASPKGYIKQTVGLTDVEVTYSRPGARGRAVFGNLVPFGKLWRTGANENTIINFSDDVIIDGKTLKKGKYAIYTVPRIESWDVIFYLSTDNWGLPENWSEAYVALKTTVKEDALPTPVETFTIGINGLDPNFGYLEMAWENSHVALKFEVPTAKTAIASIDKTLAGPSWNDYYAASQYLFQSNGNIELSRTYVDKALDMSTDKPYYVTRLKSLIQAKQGDKKGAVETAKASLAAAEVANNADYVKLNKDSIAEWSR, encoded by the coding sequence ATGAAAAAACTACTTATTGCATTTGCCTTAATTTTAGCACCATTGGCATCAGAAGCACAGGTAAAAACACCGCAAGCAAGTCCAAAAGGATATATAAAACAAACCGTTGGTTTAACAGATGTTGAAGTTACTTACTCAAGACCAGGAGCAAGAGGGAGAGCTGTTTTCGGAAATTTGGTTCCGTTTGGTAAATTGTGGAGAACTGGAGCAAACGAAAATACAATTATTAATTTCAGTGATGACGTTATTATTGACGGTAAAACATTGAAAAAAGGAAAATATGCAATTTATACTGTTCCAAGAATTGAAAGCTGGGATGTTATTTTTTATCTTTCTACAGATAACTGGGGATTGCCAGAAAATTGGAGCGAAGCTTATGTAGCTTTAAAAACTACTGTAAAAGAAGATGCTCTGCCAACTCCGGTAGAAACATTTACAATCGGAATTAACGGTTTAGATCCGAATTTTGGTTATTTAGAAATGGCTTGGGAAAATTCTCATGTAGCTTTAAAATTTGAAGTGCCAACTGCAAAAACTGCAATAGCAAGTATTGATAAAACGTTAGCTGGTCCATCATGGAATGATTATTACGCAGCGTCTCAATATTTATTTCAATCGAACGGAAATATCGAATTATCTAGAACTTATGTTGATAAAGCATTGGATATGAGTACTGATAAACCTTATTATGTAACAAGATTAAAATCTTTGATTCAAGCAAAACAAGGAGATAAAAAAGGTGCAGTAGAAACAGCAAAAGCTTCTTTAGCAGCTGCAGAAGTAGCAAACAATGCTGATTACGTAAAATTAAATAAAGACAGTATCGCTGAGTGGAGCAGATAA
- a CDS encoding M56 family metallopeptidase produces MEALFIFILKSSGLLATFYFAYIFLLRKETFFNSSRWFLLAGLITSLVLPFVVYTKVILVEAPPEPIAIPTIERTEVKNIPISNQDFAVYTPKYTQNVSTVEKESLEINWNLVLLAVYGIGFIAFMIKFALDFYSLNAVLKGKKIEQQEDFKIIDVNENIAPFSYFDYIVYNSSLYTAAELENILEHEKVHSDQNHTIDVLISRIFCILFWFNPIVWLYKKAILQNLEFIADYEASKKITDKKAYQYTLLKITTHDTCVAITNHFYQSLIKKRIVMLNKNQSNKRNYWKYYAVIPALGAFVLLFQIKTIAQEKKENLAVVQKDTIKEEQEIIKITKNTTDQELKDLTSKLKTNHNLDVEVSDVKRNSDKELTAIQIQTKSESGKKQTIKIDGNKAIKDCEIAIGTDENGTKAIVINADKNMKAPIIIRNERVVVRNYGDSDLTPPTPPTPPAFPSGPMPTAPAVDMSKMPKPPVPPKNPKDKVAMSKFEKEMEEFEKKMEAFEPDMSAYEKQVEAIMSQREAIYEKEMAKYELAMEKFNEKMEKFNYNYNYKFNFGGDSGEYENNMKQYEQDMKQYELDMKQHAKDMKQHAKDMKQHEKDMKQHEKDMKEMERQNKKA; encoded by the coding sequence ATGGAAGCACTTTTTATTTTTATCTTAAAATCAAGCGGACTTTTAGCAACATTTTATTTTGCTTACATTTTTTTACTTCGTAAAGAGACATTTTTTAATAGCAGCCGTTGGTTTTTATTAGCGGGACTAATCACTTCTTTGGTTTTACCTTTTGTGGTTTACACTAAAGTAATTTTGGTTGAAGCACCGCCAGAACCAATTGCAATTCCAACAATTGAAAGAACTGAAGTAAAAAATATTCCAATCTCTAATCAAGATTTTGCAGTTTACACACCAAAGTATACTCAAAATGTGTCTACGGTTGAAAAAGAAAGTCTTGAAATAAATTGGAATTTAGTTCTGCTTGCTGTTTACGGAATTGGTTTCATCGCTTTTATGATAAAATTCGCTCTTGATTTTTATAGTTTGAATGCTGTTCTGAAAGGAAAAAAAATAGAACAGCAAGAAGATTTTAAAATTATCGACGTAAATGAAAACATCGCTCCTTTTTCCTATTTCGATTATATTGTGTACAATTCATCACTATATACGGCTGCCGAATTAGAAAATATTTTGGAGCATGAAAAAGTGCACAGCGACCAAAACCATACTATTGATGTTTTGATTTCGAGAATCTTTTGTATTCTGTTTTGGTTTAATCCAATTGTCTGGCTTTATAAAAAAGCCATTTTACAAAATCTTGAATTTATTGCAGATTATGAAGCTTCTAAAAAAATTACCGACAAAAAAGCATATCAATACACACTTTTAAAAATTACAACGCACGATACATGCGTTGCTATCACCAATCATTTTTATCAATCATTAATCAAAAAACGAATTGTCATGTTAAACAAGAATCAATCAAACAAAAGGAATTATTGGAAATATTATGCTGTAATTCCGGCATTGGGCGCATTTGTTCTTTTATTTCAAATTAAAACTATTGCACAAGAGAAAAAAGAGAATTTAGCAGTTGTTCAAAAAGACACTATTAAAGAAGAACAAGAAATTATTAAAATTACAAAAAACACTACGGATCAAGAATTGAAGGATCTTACTTCAAAATTAAAAACTAATCATAATCTTGATGTTGAAGTTTCTGATGTAAAAAGAAATTCTGATAAAGAATTGACAGCTATCCAAATTCAAACAAAATCTGAATCTGGAAAAAAACAAACCATTAAAATTGATGGAAACAAAGCAATAAAAGATTGCGAGATTGCAATTGGCACTGATGAAAACGGAACTAAAGCTATTGTAATTAATGCTGATAAAAATATGAAAGCGCCAATTATAATTAGAAATGAAAGGGTTGTTGTGCGTAACTATGGAGATTCAGACCTAACGCCTCCTACTCCACCAACGCCTCCAGCTTTTCCTTCTGGGCCAATGCCTACAGCTCCAGCTGTAGATATGTCAAAAATGCCGAAACCACCTGTTCCTCCAAAAAATCCAAAAGACAAAGTTGCTATGAGCAAATTTGAAAAAGAAATGGAAGAGTTTGAGAAAAAAATGGAAGCTTTTGAACCTGACATGTCTGCTTATGAAAAACAAGTTGAAGCTATTATGTCTCAAAGAGAAGCTATCTATGAGAAGGAAATGGCTAAATATGAGCTAGCAATGGAAAAGTTCAATGAAAAAATGGAGAAGTTCAATTACAATTATAATTACAAATTTAATTTTGGAGGTGATTCTGGCGAATACGAGAACAACATGAAGCAATACGAGCAAGACATGAAACAATATGAACTTGATATGAAGCAACATGCAAAAGATATGAAACAACATGCTAAAGACATGAAGCAGCATGAGAAAGATATGAAACAGCATGAAAAAGATATGAAGGAAATGGAAAGACAAAACAAAAAAGCTTAA
- a CDS encoding MCP four helix bundle domain-containing protein: MKDLKKYSNKTKAAFILLIVMLLILLGNFNTLLNSKNVNDNINAIYKDRLVVAHYIFQYSKQLHFIKAEAEKLDLSDNIKKNEIIHTLDIVHNIDDLYAKTVLTNKEKQYFDAFLSSCKEINKQVENKDWNKIAVSSGQALKTLESLSQIQIEEGKAKLALANAMYNKNNSIGQLQIALLIILGGITFYLLIKKIKKTVKIPEPPSMN, translated from the coding sequence ATGAAAGATCTTAAAAAGTACAGCAATAAAACCAAAGCCGCTTTTATTCTTTTGATCGTGATGCTTCTTATTTTATTGGGGAATTTTAATACGCTTTTGAATTCAAAAAATGTAAATGATAATATTAATGCAATTTACAAAGATCGTTTAGTTGTTGCGCATTACATTTTTCAGTATTCTAAACAGCTTCATTTTATAAAAGCTGAAGCAGAAAAACTTGATCTGAGTGATAATATCAAGAAAAACGAAATCATTCATACTCTAGATATTGTCCATAATATTGATGATTTGTACGCCAAAACTGTTTTAACGAATAAAGAAAAACAATATTTTGATGCTTTTTTAAGCTCGTGCAAAGAAATCAATAAACAGGTTGAAAATAAAGATTGGAATAAAATTGCTGTTTCAAGCGGGCAAGCTCTTAAAACTTTAGAATCTTTATCGCAAATTCAAATTGAAGAAGGAAAAGCAAAATTGGCTCTTGCCAATGCGATGTACAATAAAAATAATAGCATCGGGCAATTGCAGATTGCTTTACTTATTATTTTGGGCGGAATTACATTCTATCTCTTAATTAAAAAAATAAAGAAAACGGTTAAAATTCCTGAACCTCCAAGTATGAATTGA
- a CDS encoding M56 family metallopeptidase, with translation MEAIFIYIAKSGFLMLMFYCAYYFLLRKETFFNSNRWFLLSGLVVSAVLPLLTYTKVVWIESAPILNSIQSNVNIIEKESPEFNWNQIILGIYGIGFIIFIIKLAIDFYSLNAIIKGKKIQQQADFKFIDINENIAPFSYFEYIVYNSSLYTASELENIIEHEKVHSDQNHTVDVLVSRFFSIIFWFNPIVWLYKKAITQNLEFIADSEAAKKLLDKKAYQYTLLKITTHENCVAITNHFYQSLIKKRIVMLNTNQSKKRNSWKYYVVIPALAAFVLLFQVEVVAKEKSKIVTDKESNIASVDVFKIRKNSTDSELNEIKNNLQKNHNIKFEVSNVKRNSSNQLTSISVDVKRGSQQATSVQSTDGEAINEFGVLVITYKNGDKKIGIQTEDNSKNKEPKKTISNKLKTKIEKNANTNSTTSTKTNSVTTTTVNTVVMTNTDDKTSPNVIISSKPTIVVSNSAKAKMNLQLIVVDGVEMPSNFDVNSINPKSIESMSVYNGTNATAKYGEKGSQGVIEIETKE, from the coding sequence ATGGAGGCAATTTTCATTTATATCGCTAAGTCGGGTTTCTTAATGCTTATGTTTTATTGCGCCTATTATTTTTTATTGCGTAAAGAAACTTTTTTCAATAGTAACAGATGGTTTTTATTATCTGGTTTAGTTGTATCTGCCGTATTACCTTTACTAACTTACACCAAAGTTGTATGGATTGAGTCGGCTCCAATTTTAAATAGCATTCAATCGAATGTAAATATTATAGAAAAAGAATCGCCCGAATTCAATTGGAATCAAATCATTTTGGGAATTTACGGAATCGGTTTTATTATTTTCATTATCAAATTGGCAATAGATTTTTATAGTCTAAATGCAATTATAAAAGGAAAAAAAATACAACAGCAAGCCGATTTTAAATTCATCGATATTAACGAAAACATTGCGCCTTTCTCCTATTTCGAATATATTGTTTACAATTCATCACTGTATACGGCTTCAGAATTAGAAAATATTATTGAACATGAAAAAGTTCATAGCGACCAGAATCATACCGTTGACGTTTTAGTTTCGAGATTTTTCAGTATTATTTTCTGGTTCAATCCTATTGTTTGGCTTTATAAAAAAGCAATCACACAAAATCTTGAATTTATTGCAGACAGCGAAGCTGCCAAAAAACTTTTAGATAAAAAAGCATATCAATACACGCTTCTAAAAATAACAACACACGAAAATTGTGTTGCAATCACCAATCATTTTTATCAATCATTAATCAAAAAACGAATCGTTATGTTAAACACAAATCAATCAAAAAAGAGAAATTCTTGGAAGTATTATGTTGTAATTCCAGCTCTTGCCGCTTTTGTTTTATTATTTCAAGTGGAAGTAGTTGCAAAAGAAAAATCGAAAATTGTAACTGACAAAGAGTCGAATATTGCATCTGTAGATGTTTTTAAAATCCGTAAAAATTCTACTGATTCAGAATTGAACGAAATAAAAAACAATTTGCAAAAAAATCATAACATTAAATTTGAAGTTTCTAATGTAAAAAGAAATTCTTCAAACCAGCTAACATCAATTTCAGTTGATGTAAAAAGAGGAAGCCAACAAGCAACATCTGTGCAATCTACTGACGGAGAAGCAATAAATGAATTTGGAGTTCTAGTAATCACGTATAAAAACGGAGATAAAAAAATCGGAATCCAAACAGAAGACAACTCTAAAAATAAAGAGCCTAAAAAAACAATTAGCAATAAACTGAAAACTAAAATAGAAAAAAATGCTAACACTAATTCTACTACTAGTACAAAAACTAACAGTGTTACTACTACAACTGTTAACACTGTTGTGATGACAAATACAGATGATAAGACATCTCCAAATGTAATTATTAGTTCTAAACCAACAATTGTCGTTTCTAATTCAGCTAAAGCGAAAATGAATCTGCAATTAATAGTTGTTGACGGAGTAGAAATGCCTTCTAATTTTGATGTTAATAGTATTAATCCAAAAAGTATTGAATCTATGAGTGTTTACAATGGAACTAATGCGACAGCAAAATATGGAGAAAAAGGTTCTCAAGGAGTAATTGAAATTGAGACTAAAGAATAA
- a CDS encoding BlaI/MecI/CopY family transcriptional regulator: MQKLTNKEEEIMHILWKLKKAFVKEIQAEILEDQPHYNTLSTIVRNLEDKGYVAHNAFGNTHQYYPAVSIEDYRKGFMNTAIDNYFNSSYKSMVSFFAKEEKISADELREILDMIENPKESK, encoded by the coding sequence ATGCAAAAACTAACCAATAAAGAAGAAGAAATCATGCACATTTTATGGAAGCTAAAAAAGGCTTTTGTAAAAGAAATTCAAGCAGAGATTTTAGAAGATCAGCCACATTACAACACCTTGTCAACTATAGTGCGTAATTTGGAAGACAAAGGTTATGTTGCACACAATGCTTTTGGAAACACACATCAATATTATCCGGCTGTAAGTATCGAAGATTACCGAAAAGGTTTTATGAACACTGCAATTGATAATTATTTCAATAGTTCTTACAAAAGCATGGTTTCTTTTTTTGCTAAGGAAGAAAAAATTTCGGCTGACGAATTACGAGAAATCTTAGACATGATCGAAAATCCAAAAGAAAGTAAATAA